The following DNA comes from Candidatus Dependentiae bacterium.
TACCGGAACCCTTCCTGAAAGTTCTGCGATTATTTTTGATTTTGATTATTCCGTACTCAAAAACAACAAAAAAACGCTCGTTAAATTTAAGCCAATCTCTCGATACCAAGCGAGCTCTGTTGACGTTTCATTTTTGGTTCCCGCAACAGTTTCTTACGAATTTATCGCAACTAAACTAAAAGCCCTTGATTCATCCATTTCGGAATTGAGCCTTATCGACTCTTTTACCAAAAAAGAATGGAATGGAGATCGGTCGCTAACCTTTAGACTCAAAATTAGCTCGCATGACAAAACAACAGATAAGAATGATATTGATAGCATCTTGTCCAAAATCACCTCATTCGCACAGCAACACAAATTAAGTCTTAGAGAATAAAAATGCGAGAAAACAACGCCCCTTTCAGACCGAGCAGAAGTGTATTTTTTTTCTTTTTTCTTTTTATAATCGACCAAATAACAAAACGATGTGCACTTCTTTTTTGGAGCGAAAACATCATAGCGCTAAAATCCTGGCTCTTTTTGGGTCTTGAAGCAAATAATGGACTTGCCTGGGGTATTGGAGCTTCTTCGGCTCCAATTATGCGATGGATATTTTCCCTGGGGATGTTTATTGGTCTTATTTTTCTTTCTTATAAAACGCTGCTCGATTGGTGCAAATATTCCTCAAAATGGATCATTTATGGCCGGAGCCTGATTATTGTTGGTGGATTTTCTAATCTTGTAGATAGACTTTTTCACGGAGCAGTCATTGATTTTATTCAACTGTTTATCGGAAACTATCGATTGTCTGTTTTTAATCTTGCGGATGTATACATTATCGTCGGCATCTGCATACTCTTAAAAAAGGCTTCTCATGAATTTCCCTTCTGAAAAAATAAAAAGCGCATTATTTAAATTCGCAACATTTCATGTCAACAATAATCGAATCCTTGGTGGCGTCACGCTGTCTCTTGGGGCCTTTCCGCTGATTATTCTCGGACGATCGGCATACCACCTTTCCCCAGATCTGTTTTATAATTGTTTTATGATATTTATGTCATTGCTCTCATATGGTCTTTATTTTGTTTTCGAATCACTTCCATCAGAAAAACAAAACACCATCACGGCAAATCGCATTCTTGGCATGCTTATTACCTACTTTTACATTCCGATGCAACTTAAGTTCATCATTTTAGCCTTAATTGTTTTTCATATGACCAGAAGCCTTGTAAATCAGGTTATTCTTTCGAAAACTGAAATCGACCTAAGCGCACTCTCTGGACTTATTGGCATTTTCGCTCTTGATGTTGTTGCGGGAATTTGTTCAAACATTTGTATGCTTATTTTACGAATAATTCTTGCATGATTAGTCAACTGAGCTCAATTTTCAACACGCTGATCAATTTTGCCTTTCCAAGCTTTTGTGCAGAATGCCACATATTACTTTCTAGAGAAGAAATTTTATGTAACTCCTGTGCAGCAAGTCTTTCACAAGTGTGTAGCTCAAACCTATTAATCTCCAAAAAAAAATCACTCACCGTACACGCCCTAACTCATTATTCTGGAATCACCAAAACACTTGTTTTAAGAAAAAATCAAGGACAATCAAAAACCTTTGAAAAACTTGCGCGGCTCACACTCAAGAATCTTTCGCCAGAAATCAAAGACGTTGACTATTTTATTCCGATTCCTATTCATTGGACTAAAAAACTTCAACGCGGCTTCAATCAAACAGAAATACTTGCAAAAACATACGCAGATCTTAGTGGGGCCCAAATGCTTTCGTGCCTCATAAAAAAAGTTCGCACAAAACCCCAAACCCAGCTCAGCAAAGAAGAGCGACAAATCAATATCAAGGGCTCTTTTTCGGTCGATGAAAAATATAAAGAATTATTATTTAATAAAAAAATCATCTTGGTTGATGATGTCATGACGACTGGAGCAACCCTCACAGAGGCTGCTCGAGTACTATCAAATCATCAACCGAAAATAATTACTGCAATTGTTGTATGTCGTTAGAAACGATGTTTTGTGCAGCGTTTTGATGGGCAAAAATATCTACCAATACATCAAACGCATCATGATAATCACGCACGGCATAATCTGCGTGATGAATATGCTCTTTATTTCGCTTATTTTTTATAGCGATGCATCGCATTCCTGCAAGAGCCGCTGCTTCAAAACCAAAAATTGAATCCTCAATTACCAAGCATTCTTCTGGTAAAACACCAAGTTGATCTGCCGCATATAAAAAAAGTGCTGGATTTGGTTTTGCTAAACCACCAACATCATCCTTACAATACAAATGATTACCAAAAAAATACTTAAAATTCATTTTTTCAATAATAGCATCAAACGCTTGTCGCCCTGTGTTGGTTGCTATTGCAAAAACCAAATTTGAATCTTTAACAAATGAATGAAAACGCTCAAATCCTTCGATAAAAGGAACTATTTCTTCAAAGCCTTGCGATGCATTCATAACAGCTTCAGAAGCAATCATTTCATGCGGATCGTCTAATTTAAAAAACGATTTTACCTGAACAGCCCAGTCTTCAATTCCAATCCCAGAAAATGAATCTAAAAAAATCTCTTCTTCTTCTGTAAATTCTAATATTCCGCGATCAAACAACGGTTTTTTTGTCGCAAAATCCCATACTTTTTCCGTATTAACAATTGTGCCATCCATATCAAAGATTATCGCTCGGATTGGCATATTTTTTTTCTCGATCATGTAGCGGATCCTCCCAAGATAGCAAATAAACATTCTTTCAATTTTAACGACCACCCCCACAACCGTCAACCCATGCCAATCGGAGAAATAGAGAAAACAGCATTATTCGAATGTCTTTTTAGCAATCTCCGAAAGAGCCCTTCTAGTGGACACTTTAGGCTCTGCATCATCAAAGTGACCAACAATAATCATACATACTGGAGTCATATAATTTCCTACCAATGTAGCTGCGGCTTGATAATCAAAACCACCAATAACAGCTGTTGCAAGGCCCATATGCGTTGCCTGTAAAACAAAGTTTTGACACGCAGCCCCAGAATCAAAAAAAGCTTTATCATTTTTTATTTCTGAGCCTTTAAACAAAACAGTTTCTACCGCACCAAGCAGCACATACCAAGATGCATTACGCGCCCAAGTTGCATTCGATTCTTTCAACAAAGAAAATAACTGTTCTCCTACCTGCGAACCTTTTTCTCCATAAATAAATCGCCAGGGCTGAGCATTGAAGGATGACGGCGCTCTGCCTGCAGCCTCAAAAAGTAATTCTATCTGCTGCTCAGAAATGTCATTTTTTTCAGAAAATGATCGATTTGTATATCGATTCCACACTTCTGCCAATTTAAAATCATTCATTTTTTGCTCTTTTTAACACTTTTTATCAAAAACATGCCGTTTTTAGTCTTTTTAATCAAACAAGTTAGTCAAATTAAGCAGTTTTTATAAAAAAACAACCAATATTTTCACCCTGAATGCTACCCGTTTTTGCATTAATCAAATCTTGCTACAGTTAATAAGTACATTACGAAATAACACGAGAAAACAAAGTCGTACAATAAACCATAGTAAGGAGGGTTTATGAACACCGTTAATAAAAAATTATTACTCATTATTATTTTGAGTGCAGCAACTACTGCAAATAATGTAATCAGTGCCCCAAAATCACCGATTTCATGCGCACAAACTTTTTACCCATACGCTCTTGATGCTGCTCACGAATCAGAAGTTGATGATATTGTGACCGCTCAAACACCTGAACCAAAAGATGTAGCTGTTGATGTAGAAGCAAATCCAACAACTCTGACAACTCCAACATCATTCACTCTGGCAAAGGCTCTGGGTCTTGAAAAAGCAAAAGAACTTGAAGAAATTCCTACCATAAAAAATACAATCACATCCAAACTCAAAGGGTGGGGATATGCCCTAGCAACCTCTTCTAATAAACGGCTTATGGCTCTTGCGGTACCCGTTCTTGCGCTCATCGGAAAATCAATCATTATACAGGCTCTGAAATCTCCAGAAAGCAAATGGGCTGAAAAAATTGGTCCTGAAAATCTTTTAAAGATTACCAAGCAAACACTTCATAATCCTGTTGTCAGAGACCTTGTTGCACACATGGGCTCAGAGGCTGTTGCTCAACTTGCAAAAGCAGGTATAACAAAACTTTCGCGCCTTGCATAACAAATAAAAAGCCTTACACCCTAAGGGGGGTTTTTCGAGAAATCGAAAGACTCCCCTTTCTTCATTCTCACTTTACACGAAGAAAATATCGCGCTATCGTTGCTGCGTAAAATCACGTCATTCTTACGGGTTTTTCATCATGCGCAACCAACTGCTCATTGCTCTTCTTTCTCTTGTTTGCTTACAACTTTCATCTGCATTACCTCCCGAGACACTCGTCCTAACGCCTCATGGCATGGTGCAAATTCAGCACCTCAAAGCGGGAGATGAGGTTGTTGGATTTGATCTTGCAACAAAAAAATACATACAAACTAAGATTCGGTCTGTGGTGCGCTATGCGATTGCCACGCGTATAAAAATCACAACCCCTGATGATGTTTTTGTTGTTTCTGACGCGCAACTATTTCGTGTAAGCAGAGCCCCGCCAGAGCAAATTTCAGAAGTGAACGGTGACCCCGAACAGCAATTTATTCAAGCAAAAGATCTGCGTATTGGTGACCTGCTAGAAGATGTAGATAAATCTTTAACTCAAATTTTAGCTCTTGAAACTATCAACCCTCAAACGCAAACTAGCAACAAACAGTTGCAAAACCTGCGTGCTCTTTCTGGTCGCGATTGTGCCATTTTTTATGGCTTACATTTAGAGTTCCCTCACTTATTTTTTGCAACAAAAAACAAACTGCTGCTTCACAATTTTTTTATCGAATTTTCGATCGCCTTTGCAGTGAGTGACAGCGTTCTTGCGGGTATTGCGGGCCTGGCCGTAGTCTTTGGATTAGCCGCTACTTCAATACAGATTGATAAGTCGCGCTCGAATAAATCAACCGATTCTTTTAAAACAACTCCTTCTCTTCCTGAAAATTCAGCCACCAGAAATCCTACGTTTATTTCGCCTCATTACTCTCAAACTGCGTGCGAAGCTTACCCAAGACAATTAAACACCTTAACTCACCCAGAAAAACCTGTATACCCTGCTGCCCTTATCGAGTCTTTTCGCCCACAAAACAATTATCTCTCTGATGCAGCTGGCCTTGCTGGACAGTTTTTACTCATCAGTCTTTTTCAATCATTTAAAAAAAACAACCAACGCTCATACTCTCAAGAGACTGTTTATGAGCGCCCACAACCAAGACTGCCCGCTCCCCCCTCTCCGGAAGAACAAGTGATACTTGATGCAAAAGAACTTGCAACGCTTGAAAGCTCTTTTAACTCTTTGTACACCGTAGACGATTTGTGGACCTTTTCCGATGAAACCGGTTGCTACACAAAATCAACCCCAGAAAATCAATTTAAATTGCGCTTGTACGACAAAGTACTTCATGGATACCATTTTAAACCGAACGTGCTCATGTGGTGCCTTCGCGAAAAGATTGCGCCTTACCACATCGCCCAGGCCGTAAAAAACGGTACCAGCGATTCCACTTACAGCTTTTTTGATTTTTATTTTTATATCAAAAGAAGCCTTACCAAAGACCTTAAAGTTCTTGTGCATCACCCTCGCGGTCAAAATCCTTCAATTGTTGGAGTATCTAGACTCACTGGTTTTGTTCAAGAACAAGACAATGATTTGTACAGACAATGGGCGTCCGCTCAACACCGCCATCTCTACCAAGAATATCAACAAAAAAGAGCGACTCTTCTTACTAATGAATTCAATCAAAAAATGGCAGAATTTCGCTCAAGAAAAACTTCCCTGCCCGAAGAATTAAAACTTAATTCATTTCTCTGCCCCAAAAATCATCTGTGCGCTCACAGTATTCTTGGAAAAAAAGCGCGCGATCTTAACACAACTCATGCAGAACACGGTTTTAAAATAGGTTTAATACAATTTTCGCCCCAAGCTGCCGACTTTGCCTCTGCTCATCACTTAAGCTGGCGCGACTTGATACCAATTCCCCTGCTTAATAAATCGCACAGAAAAAGCTTTAATCCAAAGCTGCCACTATTGGTGACGCATTTCCCCAAAAGTAATTTCGCTTATGTAATTGATGGTAAGAAGTTTTTAGTCGTCTCTCTCTTTCCTTGCTCAGACGATGAATTTCAGGCCCTTGATGTAACATCAGAATGCGAATGCGATTGGAGTCCCGAACGAGCTCAATCATCACGGGCATTTGCCGGCTGCACCCCCGACAGCTCACCAGAATTCCCAACCGGCACATCTTTCGAGCCAGAAGATTCAGATCCAGAAAGCCCCTTTCCCGGATCTCACTCGCCAGAGCCGCCATTTTCTCGGCTGCTTGGAAAACCTCCCACAAAAAAAGAATTTACGCGACCTGTTTGCGGCACCGGTCAGCATATGGCAAAATTTATGCCAGAGCCGCAATCGTGTAATTTTTCTAAGGGCTTTAACGATCTTCCTCCATTTACGAATGGCGATGATACCCCTGCAATTCCAGAAAAAGAAAAAACTCAGGATGAAGAAAAGCCTGAAAGAACACCTGTATCAACTGAAGGCGAAGGCGAAAAAGCATCCGAAGCCACAGCCCCAGAAGGCACATCTACGAATGAAACCGATGATGGCGTTAAAGAACGCAGGCCTAATGATCTTGATCGAATCGATAAAGAAGAAAGCGATGAAAAAAGAAATCATTTAATGTACGGATCAAAAGGAAGCAACCATCAATTAGAAACCGTAGTTGAAGGTGAGCTTACCTGGGAAAAAACACACGCGCTAATCGATGATGTAATGAGTACCGGAGAAGAAGGAAATATTTTAGGCCAAACAGGCAGATGTAGGTTTAAATATTTTGGCCGTAAACCTGTCGTCGTAACCTATGGTGAACATGAAGGAGTTGAAAAAATAGGATCCATTTTTATTGCTGATACACAAGAACGTTTGGATAAATACATTCCTAAGGATAAACAAAAATGAACGAACCATATAACAATATGTACAAACTAGCTCTATGTGGAAAATTTTCAAAATTTACTCAAATTTATTTAACTTCAAGCAAATCAACAATAGAAGAGCTTAAATTAAATAAAATTTGTTCAAATCTTGCAACCGACTATAATTTATGCGGATATGGATTAGCTTGCTACCTTAACCTAATAAACGAAAGCACATATTGGCACTCATTAATTTTTTTCATGCTTCAATTTGACATCCAATACTTAGCTGGGGCATATCAAGCTGCTCTTGCTCATGCTTTTAGAAACATTGAACTCTTTCCCAATATAGAAGTTTTTTATGGTGACGCCTTCTTTGTCGGATTTTCACCAGACGGAGAACTTCCCGACAATGAGCTTTTTGAAATTGCTCAAATTGTTTTATCTCAGTGGCCAAATAATCAAGCAGCAAAAATCGTCTTTGATAAAGAAAAAGATAACCCCCCAACAATAACTGTAGCCGAAATTATTAAACAAGCCATCCAACAAGACAAGCACGCAGCCTTTAGGGATTTAGTTTTGCGTGGTCGCTACATCGAAACACGACAACTATTTTTGCTGCTTAGTGAAATCGAAATGCAAACAATTCTTCTTGAAATTGCTACAACCCTAGGTAACATATGCGCATACGATTATGGATGGTTCTTAATGCGTGAAATGGGCGAAAACTCCCAAAGGCATTCATTCATGGCAAAAACAGCAGAAGAGTCTTTTAAATGCGAACGCAATGGGATAAGAAAAGACCCTAAAGGCTTAAAAGAACTCGTCTTTTTTCACACCTATCGCGCTGCAGAACTTGAATCATACAATATTGAGCTTCAAGAAGCACTACTTGCTCTCTATGAACCAGGAAATGAAAGTTTTGACATTGAAGAAACTCAACTACTTGCCCAGCAAGTGCTAAAAAACAAGCCAGAATGTGAGCAAGCAATTCGCGTTTTAGAATTACTTAACAAAAAAATAGATCGAATTTAAGATTCGCGCTTTCGTGCATTATGCAATCGTCTCGAATATAAAAATCACAACCACAAATAGGTACAAATAACAATGAACGACGCTGCTATTTTAATGAAAAAACTATTAGAAAAAGGCCAATTTACAAAATTTTCCAACAACTATTTCACCTTTTCCGAAGAAGAAAGACGTGATTTAAAGCTAGATTCCTTATGCGATGAAGCCGTCTATAACTATAACATCTGTGGATACGGTCTTGCATGTTATTTAAATCTTCAACAAGAAGCCGCTGATTGGCATGAGTTAATAACCATTATGATGGAAATTCATATGCCCTACCTTCCAGGCGCATGCCAAGTGTCGTTTGCACATGTAATGCGACAACTTGAGCTCAATCCTCATCAAAGAGGAACATATAATGCTATTTTAATGATCGACTTTACCCCCGAAGGCAATCTTCCAGACGGAGAAATTTATGAATTCGCCCAAGAAATATTAAAAAAATGGCCAGATCATGAGACGGCTCAACGAATCATCAATAATCGCAAGAATAACCCCCCTCAGATTTCAACTGCAGAAAAAATTACACAAGCAATTGCTCTGGATAAAAAAGCAGCGTTTAGAGATTTAGTTTTGCGAGGTCGCTACATCGAAACACGACAAATTTTACCAACTCTTTCGATTGAAGAAATTGAAGATATCTTGTTTATGATTTCGTTCAAAGAACGCAACGTATGCGCTTATGACTACTGCTGGTTTTTGATGCGCGAACAAGGCGAAACCCCCAGAACGCATACCCTTATGGCTCGTATGGCTCGGGAAATTTTTGATTACGAATACGGCGGTGATTTTTGCAAAGATCTACACGCCAAAGAATTAGCTTTTTTTCATGTAAGCCGTGCCGCAGAACTTAATCCCGAAAATATCGACCTTCAGGAAAATATTCTACGTATGTATACCCCTGGCCATCCCTGCTTTGATGATATTGATGTTAAAGCTCTTTCAGAAAAGCTAATCGCCAAGAAAACCTACACCATGCAAGCAATTCGCGTTTTAGAATTACTCGACAAAAAATAATATCATCTCTCCCAATCCAAAATGAATACAAATGACGCATACGATGCTGCACAAAAATTTATAGATTATTGCTATTCAAAAACCAATCACGATGATGCCGCATTAATAGCAAGTAATATGCTCCTTTCTAGCAAAGACAGACCGTTTGATTTAGCAGTTTGGTCAGATTGGGAAAGGGCTGTAAAAAATGTTTTTTTTAATCAAAATGACAAAATTGATGCTATCAATATGACAGAAGCTCAAGCATATGAAGTGCTTATTAATTTCTTAGAAATATACTGCTCTCTTGGCGCTGACGAAGAATTTATAAAATTAGTACAAAAATTAAAATTAAAAACAGCTGTTAATCTTCCATATAGTATATGGAAAGATTGCGTTAACGAAGTAATAAAACATAATCCACGAAAAAGAAATTATCTAATCTGGCAATAAACCCGATTCCGAAAAGAGTTTTTTCATGATAATTGAAACAAAAATGAATTCACCTAAATACACTGAATTACTTTCGCTTGCTATGCATGGAAAATTTTCAAATTTTGCCAGCATTTATTTACAGTACAATCAAACAGAAATTGAATCTCTTGGATTTAACAAAATATTTGAGACACTAGCAGATGATGGAAATCTCTGCGCATACGGCTTAGTATGTTTTTTAAATTTAAAACGCGAAGATATTTATTGGCACACTCAAATTTTTTTAATGTTTCAATTTTCTGTTCAATATCTTACCGGAGCCTACGAGACTGCGTAGGCTCATTCCTTTATTTATCCTGATACAGAGGCCTTTTATGGCAATCTTTTCGTTGTTGGCTTTTCACCAGACGGAGAGTAGATGATTTTAGATAATAAAAAATAAAAAATTCCCTCGCATCTTTTTTATTGAAGATGCGAGGGAATTTTTTAATCGGTTTAAAGATTTTCGATCGCTGATATTACAGTGTTTACGACAGCAATAACATCTTCAAACTCATTGGTTGTCCAAAAAGAACCATCGTCTTTAATGTAGGGATATTCGTAAGTAACAGGACCTGTGAAATCGAAACCTTCGGGCGCCGTTTCATTGGGTAAGCGATAATCGGCAGTGTTGTTGAGTTCTTTAAAAAAGTTTAGTTCTGTAAGCAGTCTGTTTGATTCTTCAAGAATATCTGCTGTGGATGCTAATTGTTCTTCTGGTGACATAGCAGTTACTGCAGAGAGTATTGTATGAGCACGTGCAATCATATCTTCTGGATTTATGCCTGCACTGATGTCTGATGTGGCGGTTCCCATGATAAGAACTAAAGTTAAGTATCTTAAAAAATTCACGTTTTTTCCTTTGTTTTGATAACATTTTTGGGTAGATCTTCTGAGAATACCCCCCCCCTTTTTTTTTCACAAAAGCCTTGCGCCTAAGGTTTAAAAACAATGATTTTTTGCAAAATATGCATAAAAAACCTGCCAGTCTCTAAAAAATGCCCTAC
Coding sequences within:
- a CDS encoding HAD family phosphatase — encoded protein: MVVKIERMFICYLGRIRYMIEKKNMPIRAIIFDMDGTIVNTEKVWDFATKKPLFDRGILEFTEEEEIFLDSFSGIGIEDWAVQVKSFFKLDDPHEMIASEAVMNASQGFEEIVPFIEGFERFHSFVKDSNLVFAIATNTGRQAFDAIIEKMNFKYFFGNHLYCKDDVGGLAKPNPALFLYAADQLGVLPEECLVIEDSIFGFEAAALAGMRCIAIKNKRNKEHIHHADYAVRDYHDAFDVLVDIFAHQNAAQNIVSNDIQQLQ
- a CDS encoding ComF family protein, coding for MISQLSSIFNTLINFAFPSFCAECHILLSREEILCNSCAASLSQVCSSNLLISKKKSLTVHALTHYSGITKTLVLRKNQGQSKTFEKLARLTLKNLSPEIKDVDYFIPIPIHWTKKLQRGFNQTEILAKTYADLSGAQMLSCLIKKVRTKPQTQLSKEERQINIKGSFSVDEKYKELLFNKKIILVDDVMTTGATLTEAARVLSNHQPKIITAIVVCR